The SAR202 cluster bacterium genome has a window encoding:
- a CDS encoding ABC transporter ATP-binding protein — translation MVESAIVVKDLTKSYGDFPAVKGVSFEVLSGEIFSLLGANGAGKTTTLEILEGHRKRTSGHVTVLGYDPEKKDQNMTMRVGIVLQETGIEPYLKVQEVLKQFSGFYKNPRNINEVIDATGLKEQINTPVRKLSGGQRRRVDVALGLIGDPDLIFLDEPTTGFDPSARRDAWSMISNLKSLGKTVILTTHYMDEAEYLSDRIALMVSGKIERIGTTRELINSESNTTIEFTLPDNNKSLPVTINKIAEIKGNLVSIITNSPTGILGEITHWAIENSLELNDLTVRRSSLEDLFLKVVGSEDSDI, via the coding sequence ATGGTTGAATCAGCAATTGTTGTAAAAGATCTAACAAAGTCTTATGGTGATTTTCCCGCAGTTAAGGGAGTTTCATTTGAAGTACTTTCAGGGGAAATCTTCTCTTTACTTGGTGCTAATGGTGCAGGTAAAACTACGACTCTTGAAATTCTTGAAGGTCATAGAAAACGCACATCAGGGCATGTGACAGTTTTAGGCTATGATCCAGAAAAAAAAGATCAAAATATGACTATGCGTGTGGGTATAGTTTTACAAGAAACAGGTATCGAACCCTATCTTAAAGTGCAAGAGGTGTTGAAACAATTTAGTGGTTTTTATAAAAATCCCAGAAATATAAATGAAGTTATTGATGCAACTGGTTTAAAGGAACAAATCAACACTCCGGTTAGAAAATTATCAGGAGGTCAACGAAGAAGAGTTGATGTTGCATTGGGTTTGATAGGAGACCCTGATCTGATTTTCTTAGATGAACCTACCACTGGATTTGATCCCTCTGCTCGTAGGGATGCGTGGTCAATGATCAGTAATTTAAAATCATTAGGCAAAACGGTAATCCTTACTACTCACTATATGGATGAAGCTGAATACTTGTCTGACAGAATTGCACTTATGGTAAGTGGTAAAATTGAAAGAATAGGTACAACTAGAGAATTAATTAATTCTGAATCAAATACAACTATAGAATTTACATTACCTGATAACAATAAATCATTACCTGTAACAATTAACAAAATAGCCGAAATTAAAGGGAATTTAGTCTCAATAATTACTAATTCACCTACGGGAATTTTAGGTGAAATTACACATTGGGCAATTGAAAACTCTCTTGAATTAAATGATTTGACCGTAAGAAGATCTTCTTTAGAGGATCTTTTCTTAAAAGTTGTCGGGTCAGAGGATAGTGATATATGA